From Plodia interpunctella isolate USDA-ARS_2022_Savannah chromosome 18, ilPloInte3.2, whole genome shotgun sequence, a single genomic window includes:
- the LOC128677755 gene encoding phospholipid phosphatase 1-like isoform X2 translates to MDKIKQLWSKTNRWHRLVHYLPSNQLGFECNDPALSHPFTGDTISWKWLLGVVLFLPLVVMLIVERKYNADVKTDQSKQQAVFWYKEYLYGTLLNLTIVHILKISVGSPRPHFFDTCSPKEAETCQGSEFVSSYTCTKAHWVSQSDKSFPSGHTSLAIHAGLFIAYYLQRRGRRRWAQLLSAGGAALCGGSRLRDRRHHWWDVLAGALVAAPILIYTIHTLCDNFQCPKRCDIENKSDTKPNDNVNLVNNGDT, encoded by the exons ATGGATAAAATCAAACAGTTGTGGTCGAAAACGAACCGGTGGCATCGcc TTGTTCACTACCTGCCTTCCAATCAGTTGGGCTTCGAGTGCAATGACCCCGCATTGTCACACCCTTTCACCGGCGACACAATTAGCTGGAAGTGGCTTCTGGGTGTAGTTCTGTTTCTTCCACTAGTTGTT ATGTTAATAGTAGAGAGAAAGTACAATGCTGACGTAAAGACTGACCAATCGAAACAACAAGCAGTGTTTTGGTACAAAGAGTACTTATACGGGACTCTGTTAAACTTGACAATAGTACACATATTGAAGATCAGTGTGGGATCCCCGAGGCCACACTTCTTTGACACATGCAGTCCAAAAGAGGCGGAGACTTGTCAAGG TTCCGAATTCGTGTCAAGCTACACGTGTACAAAGGCGCACTGGGTGAGCCAATCAGACAAGAGTTTTCCGTCAGGGCACACGTCATTGGCTATACATGCAGGATTGTTTATTGCA TACTACCTGCAGCGGCGCGGACGCCGCCGCTGGGCGCAGCTGCTGAGCGCGGGCGGCGCGGCGCTGTGCGGCGGCTCGCGGCTGCGCGACCGCCGGCACCACTGGTGGGACGTCCTCGCTGGCGCGCTCGTCGCTGCGCCCATATTGATTTATACT attcacACCCTATGCGACAACTTCCAGTGCCCGAAGAGATGTGACATCGAAAACAAAAGTGATACAAAACCTAACGATAATGTTAATCTAGTGAACAACGGTGATACGTAA
- the LOC128677453 gene encoding glutamate receptor 1 isoform X1 — MFIKSRNTERKLYDVTSIPIEPKMNILYTFFSIIHLRTILGIDMITIDFIKQFVENEQAPTFLILCNICWRPDLQVTLMKNLTRSGCSSASLDTKSKYHDHYTMFLLDAHCPGFDDVIASAISRKLFATPYRWLILDDRQHELHPDWPMYSDSDVVVAQRTEDGYKMTEIHKPSNSSSMVYYPRGYYNATTATLADTRPSRTLFRRRRDVMGAPITMSNVIQDSNSTQYHLPREDRLELQYDVVAKVCWVNVKIAFEMLNATPRYIFSHRWGYKQRGEWDGMINDLHTGNAELGTNCLVSDPQRLSVITYTDTLSSFRVRFIFRQPPLSYVSNIFSLPFSSSVWVAVAVCAAIATAAFYVTSKWEAKGGTSPTQLDGSMGDALLLTMSAVSQQGCVLEPRRVSGRIMLWIFFAALMALYAAYSANIVVLLQAPSKSIRTLAQLANSKLTIAANDVDYNHFVFKLYPDPVRVAISKRLEPEKGRGQFYDIKDGVERIRQGLFAFHSIVEPVYRQIEKTFLEYEKCDLVEVDYLNGFEPLVPVKKDSPYLELLRIVFKQIRESGIQSAVNRRMQIPKPHCSGQVAAFSSVGILDLKPVMLLMVYGTLLSVGILFVEILFGRLMKSDKLKHLKSKYLIKNTKVPLLKI; from the exons atgtttataaaatctcGAAATACGGAGAGAAAGTTATATGACGTAACTTCTATTCCGATCGAACCAAAAATGAATATCCTTTATACCTTTTTTTCCATTATACACCTGAGAACTATATTGGGAATAGATATGATAACAATTGATTTCATAAAACAATTCGTTGAAAACGAACAAGCGCCgacatttttgatattatgtaACATTTGCTGGAGACCTG ATCTACAGGTGACGCTGATGAAGAACCTCACTCGTTCTGGCTGCAGCTCGGCCTCGTTAGACACCAAGTCCAAGTACCACGACCACTACACGATGTTCCTACTCGACGCACATTGTCCTGGCTTCGATGACGTCATTGCATCT gCAATTTCTCGAAAACTCTTCGCTACTCCATACCGCTGGCTGATTCTCGACGACCGCCAACACGAGCTGCACCCGGACTGGCCCATGTATTCCGACAGCGACGTTGTGGTCGCACAGAGAACGGAGGATGGATACAAGATGACTGAGA ttcACAAGCCTTCGAATTCATCTTCAATGGTTTACTATCCGAGAGGCTACTACAATGCTACCACAGCGACACTAGCCGACACCAGGCCATCTAGGACCCTGTTCAGGAGACGAAGAGACGTAATGGGAGCTCCTATCACTATGTCCAATGTCATACAGGACAGCAACTCCACGCAATATCATCTGCCGAGGGAGGATCGTCT GGAGCTCCAATATGACGTAGTGGCTAAAGTATGCTGGGTGAACGTGAAGATAGCTTTTGAGATGCTGAACGCCACTCCACGGTACATATTCAGCCACCGCTGGGGGTACAAGCAGCGCGGGGAGTGGGACGGCATGATCAATGATCTCCATACTGGTAACGCTGAGTTAG GTACAAATTGTCTAGTATCGGACCCACAACGCCTCTCAGTGATCACATACACGGACACTCTATCATCATTCCGAGTCCGCTTCATATTCCGACAGCCTCCTCTTTCTTACGTGTCCAACATCTTCTCCCTCCCCTTCTCGTCCAGCGTCTGGGTGGCGGTGGCCGTGTGCGCGGCCATAGCGACCGCAGCCTTCTATGTGACTAGTAAATGGGAGGCGAAAGGGGGAACA AGTCCGACTCAACTGGATGGCAGTATGGGCGACGCGTTACTACTGACCATGAGTGCCGTGAGCCAGCAAGGATGTGTGTTGGAGCCTAGGAGGGTGTCAG GTCGCATAATGCTGTGGATATTCTTCGCTGCGCTAATGGCACTGTACGCGGCATATTCAGCCAATATCGTGGTGCTTCTGCAGGCTCCGTCCAAGTCCATCAGAACTCTGGCCCAACTGGCCAACTCCAAGCTAACTATAGCGGCAAATGATGTGGATTATAACCACTTTGTTTTCAAG CTGTACCCGGACCCAGTGCGTGTGGCGATATCCAAACGACTGGAACCAGAGAAGGGAAGAGGACAGTTCTACGATATCAAAGATGGCGTCGAAAGAATTCGACAG GGCCTGTTCGCATTCCACTCGATAGTAGAACCAGTGTACCGTCAAATAGAGAAAACCTTTTTAGAGTATGAGAAATGTGACCTCGTGGAGGTAGACTACCTCAATGGATTCGAGCCACTGGTGCCTGTAAAGAAGGACTCTCCGTACCTGGAGCTTCTGAGGATagt ATTTAAGCAAATCCGTGAATCCGGCATCCAATCAGCCGTAAACCGTCGGATGCAGATCCCCAAACCCCACTGCTCTGGGCAAGTAGCGGCGTTCAGCAGCGTGGGTATACTGGACCTCAAGCCAGTCATGTTGCTAATGGTATACGGAACTCTCTTGTCTGTGGGTATACTGTTTGTGGAGATCCTGTTTGGTAGACT gaTGAAAAGCGACAAACTGAAACATTTGAAGtctaaatatttgataaaaaatacaaaagtaccATTACTGAAGATTTAA
- the LOC128677453 gene encoding glutamate receptor 1 isoform X2 produces the protein MFIKSRNTERKLYDVTSIPIEPKMNILYTFFSIIHLRTILGIDMITIDFIKQFVENEQAPTFLILCNICWRPDLQVTLMKNLTRSGCSSASLDTKSKYHDHYTMFLLDAHCPGFDDVIASAISRKLFATPYRWLILDDRQHELHPDWPMYSDSDVVVAQRTEDGYKMTEIHKPSNSSSMVYYPRGYYNATTATLADTRPSRTLFRRRRDVMGAPITMSNVIQDSNSTQYHLPREDRLELQYDVVAKVCWVNVKIAFEMLNATPRYIFSHRWGYKQRGEWDGMINDLHTGNAELGTNCLVSDPQRLSVITYTDTLSSFRVRFIFRQPPLSYVSNIFSLPFSSSVWVAVAVCAAIATAAFYVTSKWEAKGGTSPTQLDGSMGDALLLTMSAVSQQGCVLEPRRVSGRIMLWIFFAALMALYAAYSANIVVLLQAPSKSIRTLAQLANSKLTIAANDVDYNHFVFKLYPDPVRVAISKRLEPEKGRGQFYDIKDGVERIRQGLFAFHSIVEPVYRQIEKTFLEYEKCDLVEVDYLNGFEPLVPVKKDSPYLELLRIVFKQIRESGIQSAVNRRMQIPKPHCSGQVAAFSSVGILDLKPVMLLMVYGTLLSVGILFVEILFGRL, from the exons atgtttataaaatctcGAAATACGGAGAGAAAGTTATATGACGTAACTTCTATTCCGATCGAACCAAAAATGAATATCCTTTATACCTTTTTTTCCATTATACACCTGAGAACTATATTGGGAATAGATATGATAACAATTGATTTCATAAAACAATTCGTTGAAAACGAACAAGCGCCgacatttttgatattatgtaACATTTGCTGGAGACCTG ATCTACAGGTGACGCTGATGAAGAACCTCACTCGTTCTGGCTGCAGCTCGGCCTCGTTAGACACCAAGTCCAAGTACCACGACCACTACACGATGTTCCTACTCGACGCACATTGTCCTGGCTTCGATGACGTCATTGCATCT gCAATTTCTCGAAAACTCTTCGCTACTCCATACCGCTGGCTGATTCTCGACGACCGCCAACACGAGCTGCACCCGGACTGGCCCATGTATTCCGACAGCGACGTTGTGGTCGCACAGAGAACGGAGGATGGATACAAGATGACTGAGA ttcACAAGCCTTCGAATTCATCTTCAATGGTTTACTATCCGAGAGGCTACTACAATGCTACCACAGCGACACTAGCCGACACCAGGCCATCTAGGACCCTGTTCAGGAGACGAAGAGACGTAATGGGAGCTCCTATCACTATGTCCAATGTCATACAGGACAGCAACTCCACGCAATATCATCTGCCGAGGGAGGATCGTCT GGAGCTCCAATATGACGTAGTGGCTAAAGTATGCTGGGTGAACGTGAAGATAGCTTTTGAGATGCTGAACGCCACTCCACGGTACATATTCAGCCACCGCTGGGGGTACAAGCAGCGCGGGGAGTGGGACGGCATGATCAATGATCTCCATACTGGTAACGCTGAGTTAG GTACAAATTGTCTAGTATCGGACCCACAACGCCTCTCAGTGATCACATACACGGACACTCTATCATCATTCCGAGTCCGCTTCATATTCCGACAGCCTCCTCTTTCTTACGTGTCCAACATCTTCTCCCTCCCCTTCTCGTCCAGCGTCTGGGTGGCGGTGGCCGTGTGCGCGGCCATAGCGACCGCAGCCTTCTATGTGACTAGTAAATGGGAGGCGAAAGGGGGAACA AGTCCGACTCAACTGGATGGCAGTATGGGCGACGCGTTACTACTGACCATGAGTGCCGTGAGCCAGCAAGGATGTGTGTTGGAGCCTAGGAGGGTGTCAG GTCGCATAATGCTGTGGATATTCTTCGCTGCGCTAATGGCACTGTACGCGGCATATTCAGCCAATATCGTGGTGCTTCTGCAGGCTCCGTCCAAGTCCATCAGAACTCTGGCCCAACTGGCCAACTCCAAGCTAACTATAGCGGCAAATGATGTGGATTATAACCACTTTGTTTTCAAG CTGTACCCGGACCCAGTGCGTGTGGCGATATCCAAACGACTGGAACCAGAGAAGGGAAGAGGACAGTTCTACGATATCAAAGATGGCGTCGAAAGAATTCGACAG GGCCTGTTCGCATTCCACTCGATAGTAGAACCAGTGTACCGTCAAATAGAGAAAACCTTTTTAGAGTATGAGAAATGTGACCTCGTGGAGGTAGACTACCTCAATGGATTCGAGCCACTGGTGCCTGTAAAGAAGGACTCTCCGTACCTGGAGCTTCTGAGGATagt ATTTAAGCAAATCCGTGAATCCGGCATCCAATCAGCCGTAAACCGTCGGATGCAGATCCCCAAACCCCACTGCTCTGGGCAAGTAGCGGCGTTCAGCAGCGTGGGTATACTGGACCTCAAGCCAGTCATGTTGCTAATGGTATACGGAACTCTCTTGTCTGTGGGTATACTGTTTGTGGAGATCCTGTTTGGTAGACTGTGA
- the LOC128677755 gene encoding phospholipid phosphatase 1-like isoform X3, which yields MDKIKQLWSKTNRWHRLTFLFLVVHYLPSNQLGFECNDPALSHPFTGDTISWKWLLGVVLFLPLVVMLIVERKYNADVKTDQSKQQAVFWYKEYLYGTLLNLTIVHILKISVGSPRPHFFDTCSPKEAETCQGSEFVSSYTCTKAHWVSQSDKSFPSGHTSLAIHAGLFIAKLSVLPAAARTPPLGAAAERGRRGAVRRLAAARPPAPLVGRPRWRARRCAHIDLYYSHPMRQLPVPEEM from the exons ATGGATAAAATCAAACAGTTGTGGTCGAAAACGAACCGGTGGCATCGcc taACCTTTCTGTTCCTAGTTGTTCACTACCTGCCTTCCAATCAGTTGGGCTTCGAGTGCAATGACCCCGCATTGTCACACCCTTTCACCGGCGACACAATTAGCTGGAAGTGGCTTCTGGGTGTAGTTCTGTTTCTTCCACTAGTTGTT ATGTTAATAGTAGAGAGAAAGTACAATGCTGACGTAAAGACTGACCAATCGAAACAACAAGCAGTGTTTTGGTACAAAGAGTACTTATACGGGACTCTGTTAAACTTGACAATAGTACACATATTGAAGATCAGTGTGGGATCCCCGAGGCCACACTTCTTTGACACATGCAGTCCAAAAGAGGCGGAGACTTGTCAAGG TTCCGAATTCGTGTCAAGCTACACGTGTACAAAGGCGCACTGGGTGAGCCAATCAGACAAGAGTTTTCCGTCAGGGCACACGTCATTGGCTATACATGCAGGATTGTTTATTGCA AAACTTTCAGTACTACCTGCAGCGGCGCGGACGCCGCCGCTGGGCGCAGCTGCTGAGCGCGGGCGGCGCGGCGCTGTGCGGCGGCTCGCGGCTGCGCGACCGCCGGCACCACTGGTGGGACGTCCTCGCTGGCGCGCTCGTCGCTGCGCCCATATTGATTTATACT attcacACCCTATGCGACAACTTCCAGTGCCCGAAGAGATGTGA
- the LOC128677453 gene encoding glutamate receptor 1 isoform X3 — MKNLTRSGCSSASLDTKSKYHDHYTMFLLDAHCPGFDDVIASAISRKLFATPYRWLILDDRQHELHPDWPMYSDSDVVVAQRTEDGYKMTEIHKPSNSSSMVYYPRGYYNATTATLADTRPSRTLFRRRRDVMGAPITMSNVIQDSNSTQYHLPREDRLELQYDVVAKVCWVNVKIAFEMLNATPRYIFSHRWGYKQRGEWDGMINDLHTGNAELGTNCLVSDPQRLSVITYTDTLSSFRVRFIFRQPPLSYVSNIFSLPFSSSVWVAVAVCAAIATAAFYVTSKWEAKGGTSPTQLDGSMGDALLLTMSAVSQQGCVLEPRRVSGRIMLWIFFAALMALYAAYSANIVVLLQAPSKSIRTLAQLANSKLTIAANDVDYNHFVFKLYPDPVRVAISKRLEPEKGRGQFYDIKDGVERIRQGLFAFHSIVEPVYRQIEKTFLEYEKCDLVEVDYLNGFEPLVPVKKDSPYLELLRIVFKQIRESGIQSAVNRRMQIPKPHCSGQVAAFSSVGILDLKPVMLLMVYGTLLSVGILFVEILFGRLMKSDKLKHLKSKYLIKNTKVPLLKI; from the exons ATGAAGAACCTCACTCGTTCTGGCTGCAGCTCGGCCTCGTTAGACACCAAGTCCAAGTACCACGACCACTACACGATGTTCCTACTCGACGCACATTGTCCTGGCTTCGATGACGTCATTGCATCT gCAATTTCTCGAAAACTCTTCGCTACTCCATACCGCTGGCTGATTCTCGACGACCGCCAACACGAGCTGCACCCGGACTGGCCCATGTATTCCGACAGCGACGTTGTGGTCGCACAGAGAACGGAGGATGGATACAAGATGACTGAGA ttcACAAGCCTTCGAATTCATCTTCAATGGTTTACTATCCGAGAGGCTACTACAATGCTACCACAGCGACACTAGCCGACACCAGGCCATCTAGGACCCTGTTCAGGAGACGAAGAGACGTAATGGGAGCTCCTATCACTATGTCCAATGTCATACAGGACAGCAACTCCACGCAATATCATCTGCCGAGGGAGGATCGTCT GGAGCTCCAATATGACGTAGTGGCTAAAGTATGCTGGGTGAACGTGAAGATAGCTTTTGAGATGCTGAACGCCACTCCACGGTACATATTCAGCCACCGCTGGGGGTACAAGCAGCGCGGGGAGTGGGACGGCATGATCAATGATCTCCATACTGGTAACGCTGAGTTAG GTACAAATTGTCTAGTATCGGACCCACAACGCCTCTCAGTGATCACATACACGGACACTCTATCATCATTCCGAGTCCGCTTCATATTCCGACAGCCTCCTCTTTCTTACGTGTCCAACATCTTCTCCCTCCCCTTCTCGTCCAGCGTCTGGGTGGCGGTGGCCGTGTGCGCGGCCATAGCGACCGCAGCCTTCTATGTGACTAGTAAATGGGAGGCGAAAGGGGGAACA AGTCCGACTCAACTGGATGGCAGTATGGGCGACGCGTTACTACTGACCATGAGTGCCGTGAGCCAGCAAGGATGTGTGTTGGAGCCTAGGAGGGTGTCAG GTCGCATAATGCTGTGGATATTCTTCGCTGCGCTAATGGCACTGTACGCGGCATATTCAGCCAATATCGTGGTGCTTCTGCAGGCTCCGTCCAAGTCCATCAGAACTCTGGCCCAACTGGCCAACTCCAAGCTAACTATAGCGGCAAATGATGTGGATTATAACCACTTTGTTTTCAAG CTGTACCCGGACCCAGTGCGTGTGGCGATATCCAAACGACTGGAACCAGAGAAGGGAAGAGGACAGTTCTACGATATCAAAGATGGCGTCGAAAGAATTCGACAG GGCCTGTTCGCATTCCACTCGATAGTAGAACCAGTGTACCGTCAAATAGAGAAAACCTTTTTAGAGTATGAGAAATGTGACCTCGTGGAGGTAGACTACCTCAATGGATTCGAGCCACTGGTGCCTGTAAAGAAGGACTCTCCGTACCTGGAGCTTCTGAGGATagt ATTTAAGCAAATCCGTGAATCCGGCATCCAATCAGCCGTAAACCGTCGGATGCAGATCCCCAAACCCCACTGCTCTGGGCAAGTAGCGGCGTTCAGCAGCGTGGGTATACTGGACCTCAAGCCAGTCATGTTGCTAATGGTATACGGAACTCTCTTGTCTGTGGGTATACTGTTTGTGGAGATCCTGTTTGGTAGACT gaTGAAAAGCGACAAACTGAAACATTTGAAGtctaaatatttgataaaaaatacaaaagtaccATTACTGAAGATTTAA
- the LOC128677755 gene encoding phospholipid phosphatase 1-like isoform X1 — protein sequence MDKIKQLWSKTNRWHRLTFLFLVVHYLPSNQLGFECNDPALSHPFTGDTISWKWLLGVVLFLPLVVMLIVERKYNADVKTDQSKQQAVFWYKEYLYGTLLNLTIVHILKISVGSPRPHFFDTCSPKEAETCQGSEFVSSYTCTKAHWVSQSDKSFPSGHTSLAIHAGLFIAYYLQRRGRRRWAQLLSAGGAALCGGSRLRDRRHHWWDVLAGALVAAPILIYTIHTLCDNFQCPKRCDIENKSDTKPNDNVNLVNNGDT from the exons ATGGATAAAATCAAACAGTTGTGGTCGAAAACGAACCGGTGGCATCGcc taACCTTTCTGTTCCTAGTTGTTCACTACCTGCCTTCCAATCAGTTGGGCTTCGAGTGCAATGACCCCGCATTGTCACACCCTTTCACCGGCGACACAATTAGCTGGAAGTGGCTTCTGGGTGTAGTTCTGTTTCTTCCACTAGTTGTT ATGTTAATAGTAGAGAGAAAGTACAATGCTGACGTAAAGACTGACCAATCGAAACAACAAGCAGTGTTTTGGTACAAAGAGTACTTATACGGGACTCTGTTAAACTTGACAATAGTACACATATTGAAGATCAGTGTGGGATCCCCGAGGCCACACTTCTTTGACACATGCAGTCCAAAAGAGGCGGAGACTTGTCAAGG TTCCGAATTCGTGTCAAGCTACACGTGTACAAAGGCGCACTGGGTGAGCCAATCAGACAAGAGTTTTCCGTCAGGGCACACGTCATTGGCTATACATGCAGGATTGTTTATTGCA TACTACCTGCAGCGGCGCGGACGCCGCCGCTGGGCGCAGCTGCTGAGCGCGGGCGGCGCGGCGCTGTGCGGCGGCTCGCGGCTGCGCGACCGCCGGCACCACTGGTGGGACGTCCTCGCTGGCGCGCTCGTCGCTGCGCCCATATTGATTTATACT attcacACCCTATGCGACAACTTCCAGTGCCCGAAGAGATGTGACATCGAAAACAAAAGTGATACAAAACCTAACGATAATGTTAATCTAGTGAACAACGGTGATACGTAA